A portion of the Kineosporia corallincola genome contains these proteins:
- a CDS encoding response regulator transcription factor, which translates to MRVLIVDDERPLAETIRRGLTDEGFVVEVAHNGQDALWAATEKRFDAIVLDIMLPRGNGYQVLTELRRREIWTPVLMLTAKDGDYDQTDAFDLGADDYLTKPFSFIVLVARLRALIRRGAPERPVVLACGDLTLDPVRRRVERAGQEIGLTPREYGLLEFLMRHKGDVVTKSEILEGVWDPAFEGDPNVVEVYIRYLRRKIDAPFDRRAIETVRGMGYRMSTTGG; encoded by the coding sequence GTGCGGGTACTGATCGTCGACGACGAACGTCCACTGGCTGAGACGATCCGGCGTGGGCTGACCGACGAGGGTTTCGTCGTCGAGGTCGCCCACAACGGCCAGGACGCTCTCTGGGCCGCCACCGAAAAGCGTTTCGACGCGATCGTTCTGGACATCATGCTGCCGCGCGGCAACGGGTACCAGGTGCTCACCGAGCTGCGCCGCCGGGAGATCTGGACGCCCGTCCTGATGCTCACGGCCAAGGACGGCGACTACGACCAGACGGACGCATTCGACCTCGGCGCCGACGATTACCTCACAAAACCCTTCAGTTTCATCGTGCTGGTGGCCCGGCTGCGCGCGCTGATCCGGCGCGGCGCCCCGGAACGCCCGGTGGTGCTGGCCTGTGGCGACCTCACCCTCGACCCGGTGCGCCGCCGGGTGGAACGGGCCGGGCAGGAGATCGGTCTCACGCCGCGCGAGTACGGGCTGCTCGAGTTCCTGATGCGCCACAAAGGTGACGTCGTCACGAAGAGCGAGATCCTGGAGGGGGTCTGGGACCCGGCGTTCGAGGGCGACCCGAACGTGGTCGAGGTGTACATCCGCTATCTGCGCCGCAAGATCGACGCCCCGTTCGATCGCCGGGCGATCGAGACGGTGCGCGGGATGGGCTATCGGATGAGCACCACCGGCGGCTGA
- a CDS encoding sensor histidine kinase → MSSEHGWRFDAAAAPHRLLPSVRARSTVSSVLVVGMALALAGGLIFYVLQHALISGLNQAADARLNEVAGQLELLGEGELDDSLKKTQNQRDGQWVQVLKGDSVVSASTYDDDQGPITGLRPGVGEVLREDAGVLKIFDTDRPFLVVTRGVEYKGETDTIIVATFLEWQRRTVVIVLGLLAVAFPLLLIAVGVVVWVMLGRALRPVEEIRARVAHIDERELADRVPVPPTRDEVAALAYTMNEMLDRIQTAQKAQRQFVSDASHELRSPLATLSATLEVVDSDVTGRAWDELRPVLRNETQRMGVLVQNLLLLARADDQGLKIVQVEVDLDDLVMEEVRRLRTSTALEVPVSVTPVRILGDPYKLGQVLRNLVDNAVRYAEHTVALSLTVVGSTALVMVDDDGPGIAPSDRDRVFERFVRLDESRDRASGGAGLGLPIVREVVRGHAGDVAVGVSPYGGARFQVQLPVTVEPLTGEIPLVVPASGGGTGGQPPKG, encoded by the coding sequence ATGAGCTCAGAGCACGGCTGGCGGTTCGACGCCGCCGCGGCGCCGCACCGGCTGCTGCCCTCGGTGCGGGCCCGGTCCACCGTGTCCTCGGTGCTGGTGGTGGGCATGGCCCTGGCCCTGGCCGGCGGGCTGATCTTCTACGTGCTCCAGCACGCCCTGATCAGCGGCCTGAACCAGGCCGCGGACGCCCGGCTGAACGAGGTGGCCGGGCAGCTCGAGCTGCTCGGTGAGGGCGAGCTGGACGATTCGCTGAAGAAGACCCAGAACCAGCGCGACGGCCAGTGGGTGCAGGTGCTGAAGGGCGACTCGGTGGTGTCGGCCTCCACCTACGACGACGACCAGGGGCCGATCACCGGGCTGCGGCCCGGGGTCGGTGAGGTGCTGCGCGAGGACGCCGGGGTGCTCAAGATCTTCGACACCGACCGGCCGTTCCTGGTGGTCACCCGCGGGGTCGAGTACAAGGGCGAGACCGACACGATCATCGTGGCCACCTTCCTGGAGTGGCAGCGCCGCACGGTGGTGATCGTGCTCGGCCTGCTGGCGGTCGCCTTCCCGCTACTGCTGATCGCGGTGGGCGTGGTGGTCTGGGTGATGCTGGGGCGGGCCCTGCGCCCGGTGGAGGAGATCCGGGCCCGGGTGGCCCACATCGACGAACGTGAGCTGGCCGACCGGGTGCCGGTGCCGCCGACCCGCGACGAGGTGGCCGCCCTGGCCTACACGATGAACGAGATGCTGGACCGGATCCAGACGGCGCAGAAGGCGCAGCGGCAGTTCGTCTCCGACGCCAGTCACGAGTTGCGCAGCCCGCTGGCCACGCTGTCGGCGACGCTGGAGGTGGTCGACTCCGACGTCACCGGGCGGGCCTGGGACGAGCTGCGCCCGGTGCTGCGCAACGAGACCCAGCGGATGGGCGTGCTGGTGCAGAACCTGCTGTTGCTCGCCCGCGCCGACGACCAGGGCCTGAAGATCGTGCAGGTGGAGGTGGACCTGGACGACCTGGTGATGGAGGAGGTGCGCCGGCTGCGCACCTCGACCGCGCTGGAGGTGCCGGTGTCGGTCACCCCGGTGCGGATTCTGGGCGACCCGTACAAGCTCGGCCAGGTGCTGCGGAACCTGGTCGACAACGCCGTGCGCTACGCCGAGCACACCGTCGCGCTGAGCCTCACCGTGGTCGGGTCCACCGCGCTGGTGATGGTGGACGACGACGGACCCGGCATCGCGCCGTCCGACCGGGACCGCGTGTTCGAGCGCTTCGTGCGGCTGGACGAGAGTCGCGACCGGGCCAGCGGGGGAGCGGGACTGGGGCTGCCGATCGTGCGTGAGGTGGTGCGCGGCCACGCCGGGGACGTGGCGGTGGGGGTCTCGCCGTACGGGGGCGCGCGGTTCCAGGTGCAGCTGCCGGTGACGGTCGAACCGCTCACCGGGGAGATCCCTCTGGTCGTTCCGGCGAGCGGCGGAGGTACGGGCGGGCAGCCTCCGAAGGGCTGA